Proteins found in one Candidatus Krumholzibacteriia bacterium genomic segment:
- the aroA gene encoding 3-phosphoshikimate 1-carboxyvinyltransferase, giving the protein MPEPSSRLRIEGDAWIIRGAAGVRGFLAPPADKSLAHRALLLAALADSPSTVRHLSGAEDVVRTLEALHQLGVRSEAGPDGLRLRGVGLRGLRAPQAPIDCGNSGTTMRLLCGLLAAQPFASQLFGDASLSRRPMQRLAAPLRAMGARVHCLGEEGRPPLQIEAAPELRGGVHTIAVDSAQVRSALLLAGLYARGPTRLRPAGQARDHLERMLRALGVRLEAEADGLVLEPGGASWSGFVFEVPGDLSAAAFFVAGAMSPRSGELQVEPVGLNPGRQRYLELLQGAGARLETRPGPSRLGEPTGAFTVRGPLRSGMELGGADVVRCIDEIPALVAACAAAGVSATVHDAGELRRKESDRIAGLVQLLRAFGVAAVERPDGFHLEAGARLRPARVSSQNDHRLAMAAAILALSADGESRIDTVDCVRTSYPDFATDFARLADA; this is encoded by the coding sequence GTGCCAGAGCCTTCCTCGCGCCTTCGAATTGAGGGCGACGCCTGGATCATCCGCGGCGCCGCCGGCGTGCGTGGATTCCTGGCGCCGCCGGCGGACAAGTCGCTGGCGCATCGCGCCCTGCTGCTCGCAGCGCTGGCGGATTCGCCGAGCACGGTGCGCCACCTCTCCGGTGCGGAAGACGTCGTGCGCACTTTGGAAGCGCTGCACCAGCTCGGAGTCCGCAGCGAGGCCGGGCCGGACGGACTGCGCCTGCGCGGCGTGGGACTGCGCGGGCTGCGTGCACCGCAAGCGCCGATCGACTGCGGCAACTCGGGGACGACGATGCGACTCCTGTGCGGCCTCCTCGCGGCCCAGCCGTTTGCCTCGCAACTCTTCGGCGATGCTTCGCTTTCCCGGCGTCCCATGCAGCGTCTGGCCGCGCCGCTCCGCGCCATGGGGGCGAGGGTCCATTGCCTGGGCGAAGAGGGGCGCCCGCCGCTCCAGATCGAAGCGGCGCCAGAGCTCCGCGGTGGTGTCCACACCATCGCGGTGGACAGCGCCCAGGTGCGGAGCGCCCTGCTCCTCGCCGGCCTTTACGCCCGTGGTCCGACGCGGCTGCGTCCCGCGGGGCAGGCGCGGGATCACCTGGAACGCATGCTTCGGGCCCTGGGGGTTCGCCTCGAGGCCGAAGCCGATGGCCTCGTCCTCGAACCAGGGGGCGCATCGTGGTCGGGCTTCGTTTTCGAAGTGCCCGGGGATCTCTCGGCGGCGGCGTTCTTCGTCGCTGGGGCCATGTCGCCCCGGAGCGGCGAACTGCAGGTCGAGCCTGTAGGGCTCAATCCGGGACGACAGCGCTATCTCGAACTCTTGCAGGGCGCCGGCGCCCGCCTCGAAACTCGCCCCGGGCCTTCGCGCCTGGGGGAGCCGACCGGAGCCTTCACGGTGCGCGGCCCCTTGCGTTCCGGCATGGAATTGGGCGGCGCCGACGTGGTGCGCTGCATCGACGAGATCCCGGCCCTCGTCGCTGCTTGCGCCGCCGCCGGCGTGAGCGCCACCGTGCACGACGCCGGCGAGCTGCGCCGCAAAGAAAGCGACCGCATCGCCGGCCTGGTGCAGCTGCTGCGCGCCTTCGGTGTCGCCGCCGTCGAACGCCCCGACGGCTTCCACCTCGAGGCCGGTGCTCGTCTACGCCCGGCGCGGGTTTCTTCCCAGAACGACCATCGCCTCGCCATGGCGGCCGCCATCCTGGCGCTCTCCGCCGACGGCGAGAGTCGCATCGACACCGTCGACTGCGTGCGCACCTCCTACCCAGATTTCGCCACCGATTTCGCCCGTCTCGCCGACGCCTGA
- a CDS encoding VCBS repeat-containing protein, which translates to MFWRRLVWLVLLGCLTPTALYGDFLTPRAADFASKYPPLTMVNGPQRRLLFGSYRGTLQLFESRNGKLVEVKTRELWSPVVRIYAADLDGDGQDEVVGYTQNARLFVLRGSDLQDIWNTPEKRFNSISALTLGDVDDDGQLEIVFIADNLLRFYTALQDVEEWKSTITFTNATEIAIGDVDGDGGLDIVLNSGIVLGAVFRDVKWTYTTGFGSRIDLYDIDSDGKLEIVGYGGDGLMRVFDVDERRLKW; encoded by the coding sequence TTGTTCTGGCGTCGACTGGTTTGGCTCGTCCTGCTGGGGTGCCTCACGCCCACGGCGCTCTATGGCGATTTCCTGACGCCCCGCGCCGCGGACTTCGCGTCCAAGTACCCGCCGTTGACGATGGTGAACGGCCCGCAACGGCGGCTCCTGTTCGGCAGCTACCGCGGTACGTTGCAACTGTTCGAGAGCCGCAACGGCAAGCTCGTCGAGGTGAAAACCCGGGAGCTGTGGTCGCCGGTGGTGCGCATCTACGCCGCCGACCTGGACGGCGACGGCCAAGATGAAGTGGTGGGATACACGCAGAACGCCCGACTCTTCGTCCTGCGTGGTTCCGATCTGCAGGACATCTGGAACACACCGGAAAAGCGGTTCAACAGCATCTCTGCCCTCACTCTGGGTGACGTCGACGACGACGGCCAGCTGGAGATCGTCTTCATCGCCGACAACCTCCTGCGCTTCTACACGGCGCTGCAGGACGTGGAGGAATGGAAGAGCACGATCACCTTCACCAACGCCACCGAGATCGCCATCGGCGATGTGGACGGCGACGGTGGCCTGGACATTGTGCTCAACTCCGGCATCGTGCTCGGCGCCGTCTTCCGCGACGTGAAGTGGACGTACACCACCGGGTTCGGCTCTCGCATCGACCTCTACGACATCGATTCCGACGGCAAGCTGGAGATCGTGGGCTACGGTGGTGACGGGTTGATGCGAGTCTTCGACGTCGACGAGCGTCGGTTGAAATGGTGA
- a CDS encoding BamA/TamA family outer membrane protein → MRFPRHLGFLLLGLVAVPAQAQLQYFGKNKVEYEEQDWRVLQTRHFDVHFYAGEAAMVHDAARLAERAYTELAAVLGHELPRRIPLVLYASHSDFQQTHITPSMIDVGTGGITDLARRRVFLPFNGSWGDFQHVLTHELVHAFEIDILFDSTQGDPLNPFAFAPPLWVMEGLAEYLSRPQQDSYTAMWLRDAALSGRLLSLPQLEQVQDIRIYRFGQSVFSYFAERYGSRRIGDLLRALATSRSLERAFEDVAGVSLQQFSEAWTTAVRRRHLPELGQHQLNREYATPVVTRESENAGMLLVPSISPDGRYLAYVSDAGLTRDLYVRDMEEGRSRRVVHGEQSGDFESLRFFNASAAWAPDGKTLAFVSQSRGEDALNLLDVQRRRVVAKYRFGLDELQTPTFSPDGGELVFVGLEGGQSDLYRVRRDGTDLRRLTADRAGERDPQWSPDGRKLVYVTDDGEDADFEALRFGTWKIALLELESGRRELLRPFRTGAAASPVWSGDGGSIAFIADPDGIPNIYVLHLATSNVFRLTDTVTGVGGVLPESPALSWARGSDRLVFSAFGNSGWDIFRIDRPASVMRPLEGAIANLVTKHGATEAAGLVAPDSMSAVSTVADSVARDSLAMKTVSVDSIAPSSVARDTMAPSSLAWDGIAPASAARDSSAAAGAASAALHPGAGMTSPAAATTPPGVLLPAPEAMDFVERPYHAHLAPDVSQVAGVVGSQGGFGGASLIHFSDLLGDHLLSVGFGIYGSLKDSDLSLEYLNRSGRTNYQFGVFQHQRRYGFLASAVAGVEKQTYLGVRAAAIRPFDKFSRVEMSMQLAAVRGRFFLGETLGDGSVQELRSFAGPGLAYVVDTALFGSTGPIMGRRLRLGLESGFGELDFRTLELDWRQYWSFGASFTLAARGYLAGSWGATPQSFFLGGANTLRGYAYGALAGTHAGLAGLEFRFPLLRYLALGWPLPLELGNVRGVLFAESGSAWDSVWLRTSRAAAGMDVDLGPQVAYGFGTRIDFGAYILRLDWAQLYDPRTGHTRRGSSVAVGADF, encoded by the coding sequence TTGCGTTTCCCTCGACACCTCGGGTTCTTGCTCCTCGGCCTCGTCGCGGTACCGGCGCAGGCGCAGCTGCAGTACTTCGGCAAGAACAAGGTCGAGTACGAGGAGCAGGACTGGCGTGTCCTGCAGACCCGGCACTTCGACGTGCACTTCTACGCCGGTGAAGCGGCCATGGTGCACGACGCGGCGCGCTTGGCGGAACGGGCCTACACCGAGCTCGCCGCCGTCCTCGGTCACGAGTTGCCGCGGCGCATTCCCCTCGTCCTCTACGCCTCGCACTCCGACTTCCAGCAGACTCACATCACGCCGTCCATGATCGACGTCGGCACCGGGGGCATCACCGATCTGGCGCGGCGGCGCGTCTTCCTGCCCTTCAACGGTTCCTGGGGCGACTTCCAGCACGTGCTCACCCACGAGCTCGTGCATGCCTTCGAGATCGACATTCTTTTCGATTCCACCCAGGGCGATCCGCTGAATCCCTTCGCCTTCGCGCCGCCGCTCTGGGTGATGGAGGGCCTGGCCGAGTACCTGTCGCGGCCCCAGCAGGACAGCTACACCGCCATGTGGCTGCGCGATGCGGCCCTCTCGGGACGGCTCCTGTCGCTGCCGCAGCTGGAGCAAGTCCAGGACATCCGTATTTACCGCTTCGGCCAGAGCGTCTTCTCCTACTTCGCCGAGCGTTACGGCAGCCGCCGCATCGGCGACCTGCTGCGTGCGCTCGCCACCAGTCGCAGCCTGGAGCGGGCGTTCGAGGATGTCGCCGGCGTCTCGTTGCAGCAGTTCTCCGAGGCGTGGACCACGGCCGTGCGCCGGCGGCACCTGCCCGAGCTCGGGCAGCACCAGCTGAACCGCGAGTACGCCACCCCGGTGGTCACCCGAGAGAGCGAGAACGCCGGCATGCTCCTCGTGCCGAGCATCTCGCCGGACGGCCGCTACCTGGCCTACGTGAGCGACGCCGGGCTCACCCGCGACCTCTATGTCCGCGATATGGAGGAAGGGCGCTCGCGCCGGGTCGTGCACGGCGAGCAGAGCGGAGACTTCGAATCGCTGCGTTTCTTCAACGCCAGCGCCGCCTGGGCGCCCGACGGCAAGACCCTCGCCTTCGTCTCGCAGTCGCGCGGCGAGGACGCCCTCAATCTCCTCGACGTGCAGCGCCGACGTGTCGTCGCCAAATATCGCTTTGGTCTCGACGAGCTGCAGACTCCGACCTTCTCGCCGGACGGCGGCGAGCTGGTTTTCGTCGGTCTCGAGGGTGGGCAGAGCGATCTCTATCGCGTCCGCAGGGATGGCACCGATCTGCGCCGGCTCACCGCCGACCGCGCCGGCGAGCGGGATCCGCAGTGGTCACCGGACGGCCGGAAACTGGTCTACGTCACCGATGACGGTGAGGACGCGGACTTCGAGGCACTGCGCTTCGGCACTTGGAAGATCGCTCTTCTGGAGCTGGAGAGCGGCAGACGCGAATTGCTACGCCCCTTCAGAACAGGTGCCGCTGCCAGCCCTGTCTGGTCCGGAGACGGCGGCTCGATCGCCTTCATCGCCGACCCGGACGGCATCCCGAACATCTATGTGCTGCACCTCGCGACGTCGAACGTCTTCCGCCTCACCGACACGGTGACCGGTGTGGGTGGCGTCTTGCCGGAGAGTCCGGCCCTGTCCTGGGCCCGGGGGAGCGATCGCCTGGTGTTCTCGGCCTTCGGTAACAGCGGCTGGGACATCTTCCGTATCGACCGCCCGGCCAGCGTCATGCGTCCCCTGGAAGGCGCCATCGCCAACCTCGTCACGAAACACGGTGCGACGGAGGCGGCAGGCCTTGTCGCTCCCGACTCCATGAGCGCGGTCAGCACAGTGGCGGACTCCGTCGCTCGCGACTCCCTCGCGATGAAGACCGTGTCGGTCGACTCCATCGCGCCGTCCTCGGTTGCTCGAGACACCATGGCGCCGTCCTCGCTTGCGTGGGACGGTATCGCGCCAGCCTCGGCTGCTCGCGACTCCAGCGCGGCCGCTGGCGCAGCATCGGCGGCCCTTCACCCCGGCGCCGGCATGACCTCGCCGGCGGCGGCCACGACGCCGCCAGGCGTGCTGCTGCCGGCGCCCGAAGCGATGGATTTCGTCGAGCGCCCGTACCATGCGCACCTCGCCCCCGATGTCTCGCAGGTAGCAGGGGTCGTGGGAAGCCAGGGCGGTTTCGGCGGTGCCTCGCTCATCCACTTCAGTGACCTCCTCGGCGATCATTTGCTCAGTGTGGGCTTCGGCATCTATGGCTCGCTCAAGGATTCCGATCTTTCCCTCGAGTATCTGAACCGTTCGGGACGAACGAACTACCAGTTCGGCGTTTTCCAGCACCAGCGGCGTTACGGGTTCCTGGCCTCCGCGGTAGCCGGAGTCGAGAAGCAGACGTATCTCGGCGTGCGCGCCGCCGCGATCCGTCCCTTCGACAAGTTCTCTCGTGTCGAAATGTCGATGCAGCTCGCCGCTGTTCGCGGCCGCTTCTTCTTGGGTGAGACCTTGGGGGATGGGAGCGTGCAGGAGCTACGCAGCTTCGCGGGCCCCGGGCTCGCCTACGTGGTGGACACGGCGCTCTTCGGTTCCACCGGCCCGATCATGGGGCGTCGCCTGCGCCTCGGCCTCGAGTCCGGTTTCGGCGAGCTCGACTTCCGCACCCTCGAACTCGACTGGCGGCAGTACTGGAGCTTCGGGGCCAGTTTCACGCTGGCCGCCCGTGGCTACCTCGCCGGGAGCTGGGGGGCGACGCCGCAGAGTTTCTTCCTGGGTGGAGCGAACACGCTGCGCGGTTACGCCTACGGCGCGCTCGCGGGAACTCACGCTGGTCTCGCAGGACTGGAGTTCCGCTTCCCACTCCTGCGCTACCTCGCCCTCGGCTGGCCCTTGCCGCTCGAGCTCGGCAACGTGCGCGGCGTTCTCTTCGCCGAATCCGGCTCGGCTTGGGACAGCGTGTGGCTTCGCACCAGCCGCGCGGCCGCGGGGATGGACGTGGATCTGGGGCCGCAGGTGGCCTACGGCTTCGGCACGCGCATCGATTTCGGCGCCTACATTCTTCGCCTCGATTGGGCGCAACTCTACGATCCGCGCACGGGCCACACGCGGCGCGGCTCGAGTGTCGCTGTCGGCGCGGACTTCTAG
- a CDS encoding CBS domain-containing protein encodes MKTVGEIIRDRGMLYVRSQSSVAEAAEFMAKHRIGAAPVLEGERLVGVFSERDLMTRVVVPGLEPRQTRIGDVMTRDLVVAAPDDTYEQAVAKMLQRGCRHLPVVASERLLGFLSLRDLLQAEIQEQADSLAMMTHYVQYFPPEVEERFRNSVA; translated from the coding sequence ATGAAGACCGTGGGTGAAATCATTCGTGATCGGGGAATGCTGTACGTGCGCTCGCAGAGCAGCGTGGCCGAAGCGGCGGAGTTCATGGCCAAGCACCGCATCGGCGCCGCTCCCGTGCTCGAGGGGGAACGCCTGGTCGGCGTCTTCTCCGAGCGCGACCTGATGACGCGCGTGGTGGTGCCGGGACTCGAGCCGCGGCAGACGCGCATCGGCGACGTCATGACCCGCGACCTGGTCGTGGCCGCACCGGACGATACCTACGAGCAGGCCGTCGCCAAGATGCTGCAGCGGGGTTGCCGGCATCTCCCCGTCGTCGCCAGCGAACGCCTGCTCGGCTTCCTGTCGCTGCGCGATCTCTTGCAGGCGGAAATCCAGGAGCAGGCCGACAGCCTGGCCATGATGACCCATTACGTGCAGTACTTTCCGCCAGAGGTCGAAGAGCGCTTCCGTAATTCCGTCGCATGA
- a CDS encoding threonine synthase: MREPSAWRSFAVDLGCTRCDRSWPLSRPHNLCECGAPLSTRYDLAAAGASLDRETLAARPADLWRYREFLPVQSVAHQVTLGEGGTPLLELPRLAARLETGAPSPPQLLLKDESFNPTNSFKARGMAVAVSRARELGLEHLAVPSAGNAGSALAAYAARAGLRATIFMPRDTELLFVEECRAHGAQVELVDGLIHDCGAKVAAGKKSAGWFDVSTLKEPYRLEGKKTLGYELAEQLDWQLPDLIVYPTGGGTGLIGMWKAFAELRELGWIEPPLPRLCSVQAAGCAPIVRAFHAGALRAEPWENAHTFALGLRVPVAVADFLMLRALRESAGTAVAVSEAEIAAAGRELALTEGVFASPEGAATWAALRQLAAAGALRERRRIVLFNTGGWTRYAEGWRRALGLA, from the coding sequence ATGAGGGAGCCGTCGGCCTGGCGCAGCTTTGCCGTCGACCTCGGCTGCACGCGCTGCGACCGCTCGTGGCCGCTGTCCCGACCACACAACCTCTGCGAGTGTGGGGCCCCGCTTTCCACCCGCTACGATCTGGCCGCCGCCGGAGCCTCGCTCGACCGCGAGACTCTCGCCGCTCGTCCCGCCGATCTCTGGCGTTATCGCGAGTTCTTGCCGGTGCAGAGCGTGGCGCATCAGGTGACGCTCGGAGAAGGTGGCACGCCGCTCCTCGAGCTGCCGCGTCTGGCGGCGCGGCTCGAGACCGGGGCTCCGAGCCCGCCGCAACTCTTGCTCAAGGACGAGAGTTTCAATCCCACCAACAGCTTCAAGGCGCGCGGCATGGCGGTGGCGGTGTCCCGGGCCCGCGAGCTCGGCCTCGAGCACCTGGCCGTGCCTTCGGCGGGGAACGCCGGATCGGCGCTGGCGGCGTACGCAGCCCGGGCGGGACTGCGAGCCACGATCTTCATGCCCCGCGACACCGAACTCCTGTTCGTGGAGGAGTGTCGCGCCCACGGCGCGCAGGTAGAGCTGGTGGATGGACTCATCCACGATTGCGGCGCCAAGGTCGCGGCGGGGAAGAAGAGCGCGGGTTGGTTCGACGTCTCCACGCTCAAGGAGCCCTATCGGTTGGAAGGCAAGAAGACGCTGGGCTACGAGCTCGCCGAGCAACTCGACTGGCAGCTGCCGGATCTCATCGTGTATCCCACTGGTGGCGGCACCGGTCTCATCGGGATGTGGAAGGCCTTCGCAGAGCTGCGCGAGCTGGGTTGGATCGAGCCACCCCTGCCGCGCCTCTGCAGCGTGCAAGCTGCCGGCTGCGCCCCCATCGTGCGCGCCTTCCACGCCGGCGCTTTGCGTGCCGAGCCGTGGGAGAATGCACACACCTTCGCTCTCGGCTTGCGTGTACCCGTGGCGGTGGCGGATTTCCTCATGCTGCGCGCGCTGCGTGAGAGCGCGGGCACGGCGGTGGCGGTGAGCGAGGCCGAAATCGCCGCCGCTGGACGCGAGCTCGCCCTGACCGAAGGTGTCTTCGCCTCTCCCGAGGGCGCCGCCACTTGGGCGGCCCTGCGGCAGCTGGCGGCGGCCGGGGCGCTCCGCGAGCGGCGCCGCATCGTTCTCTTCAACACCGGCGGCTGGACGCGCTACGCCGAAGGCTGGCGTCGCGCCCTGGGTCTCGCCTGA
- a CDS encoding HAD family hydrolase yields MDGTLTVAAHDFPAIKRSLGLDPQRPILEQMAALPEREREARFQRLDAIELAIARSSRTQPGALELLSLLHASGARLGILTRNSHANAMETLAQCGLSSFFPAPFVLGREACAPKPSGDGIRKLLQAWDARPEQAVMVGDFLYDLQAGREAGTFTVYFDIGGEGEYAAQADLCVHTFFALRDHLKG; encoded by the coding sequence ATGGACGGAACCCTGACGGTCGCGGCCCACGACTTTCCCGCCATCAAGCGCAGCCTGGGGCTCGACCCACAACGGCCGATCCTGGAGCAGATGGCCGCTCTCCCTGAGCGAGAACGGGAGGCGCGGTTCCAGCGACTCGACGCGATCGAGCTCGCCATCGCCCGCAGCTCGAGGACACAGCCAGGGGCGCTGGAGCTCTTGAGCCTCCTGCATGCAAGCGGCGCCCGGCTCGGCATCCTGACGCGCAACAGCCACGCCAACGCCATGGAGACCCTGGCGCAATGCGGGCTGTCTTCCTTCTTCCCCGCGCCCTTCGTACTCGGCCGCGAAGCTTGCGCTCCGAAACCGAGCGGCGACGGCATTCGCAAGCTCCTGCAAGCCTGGGACGCCCGTCCCGAGCAGGCGGTGATGGTGGGCGACTTCCTCTACGACCTGCAGGCCGGACGCGAGGCCGGAACCTTCACGGTGTATTTCGACATCGGCGGCGAAGGCGAGTATGCGGCGCAGGCGGATCTCTGCGTGCACACGTTCTTCGCGCTGCGTGATCACCTGAAGGGATGA
- a CDS encoding serine/threonine-protein kinase codes for MRLRQGSLADVNTLNRRSGLASLPSEIQRDAGRRLATAAWVWIGLWSLGLVMNNIVGPWLSPERPLDDAWPWPGNPAALGCILVSVAVIFATRRASLSLARLLDLALVYEVVLAFAIGLVNQWTPNTAGLSWICALLLVHPLLVPNTVLRTVVASLLAAAMDLVGLAITGARGVPLPPGEVILWTYLPNFICAFLAMLPAKVVARLSREVTAARELGSYKLGELLRKGGMGEVYRAEHRLLARPAAIKLVRPELLGVPLAERQQVLRRFEREAQATARLRSAHTIAVYDYGIADDGTFYYVMELLDGFDLDTFVRRFGPVPAARAVHFLTQVCDSLAEAHENELIHRDIKPANVFACHYGRTFDVVKVLDFGLVKPARPADGITSATDAIGGTPGFMAPEQVLGMQPVDARTDLYAVGCLAYWLLTGQLVFDGASAVDVIAQHARTPPTPPSQRTELPIPSALDSLILSCLEKEPARRPQSADDLLDSLRRCGVEPWTEAQGRSWWQALVPESARSSVPPRKWLQEQR; via the coding sequence TTGCGTCTCCGCCAAGGCTCACTCGCCGACGTCAACACCCTGAACCGCCGTTCCGGTCTCGCCAGTCTGCCGAGCGAGATCCAACGCGACGCCGGCCGGCGCCTGGCCACGGCGGCGTGGGTGTGGATCGGTCTCTGGAGTCTGGGGCTGGTGATGAACAACATCGTCGGGCCGTGGCTGTCGCCGGAACGCCCCCTGGACGATGCCTGGCCCTGGCCGGGCAATCCGGCCGCCCTGGGTTGCATCCTCGTCTCGGTGGCGGTGATTTTCGCGACCCGGCGGGCGTCGCTGTCGCTGGCTCGCCTCCTCGATCTCGCTCTCGTTTACGAGGTGGTGCTCGCCTTCGCCATCGGTCTGGTGAACCAATGGACACCGAACACCGCAGGGCTCTCCTGGATCTGCGCCCTTCTTCTCGTGCATCCGCTGCTCGTCCCGAACACCGTGCTCCGCACCGTGGTCGCATCTCTTTTGGCAGCCGCCATGGACCTCGTCGGCCTGGCAATCACCGGCGCCCGAGGCGTACCCCTCCCACCGGGGGAGGTGATCCTGTGGACGTACTTGCCCAACTTCATTTGCGCCTTCCTGGCCATGCTTCCCGCCAAGGTCGTGGCGCGGCTCAGTCGAGAGGTCACGGCGGCTCGCGAGCTGGGCAGCTACAAGCTCGGCGAGCTCCTGCGCAAGGGCGGTATGGGGGAGGTGTACCGCGCGGAACACCGCCTGCTCGCGCGTCCCGCGGCCATCAAGCTCGTCCGGCCCGAGCTCCTCGGCGTGCCGCTCGCAGAGCGCCAGCAGGTGCTGCGGCGCTTCGAGCGGGAGGCGCAGGCTACGGCACGCCTGCGCTCGGCGCACACCATCGCCGTCTACGACTACGGCATCGCCGACGACGGCACCTTCTACTATGTCATGGAACTCTTGGATGGGTTCGACCTGGATACCTTCGTGCGGCGATTCGGTCCGGTGCCCGCGGCCCGGGCCGTGCACTTCCTCACCCAGGTGTGCGACTCCCTGGCCGAAGCGCACGAGAACGAGCTCATCCATCGCGACATCAAGCCTGCCAACGTCTTCGCCTGCCATTACGGCCGGACCTTCGACGTGGTGAAGGTGCTCGATTTCGGTCTGGTCAAGCCGGCTCGCCCCGCCGACGGCATCACGAGCGCTACCGATGCCATCGGCGGTACGCCGGGCTTCATGGCCCCCGAGCAAGTGCTCGGGATGCAGCCCGTGGACGCCCGCACCGATCTCTACGCAGTCGGCTGCCTCGCCTACTGGCTCCTCACCGGTCAGCTCGTGTTCGACGGCGCGAGCGCAGTCGACGTGATCGCCCAGCACGCGCGCACACCACCCACTCCGCCCTCGCAGCGCACCGAGCTCCCCATCCCCTCGGCCCTCGACAGCTTGATCCTCTCCTGCCTGGAGAAGGAACCGGCGCGCCGACCTCAGAGCGCCGACGACCTCCTCGACTCGCTCCGCCGTTGCGGCGTGGAGCCGTGGACCGAGGCCCAGGGGCGCTCCTGGTGGCAGGCGCTGGTGCCGGAGAGCGCGCGCAGCAGCGTGCCACCCAGGAAATGGCTGCAGGAGCAGCGCTGA
- a CDS encoding ATP-binding protein, which yields MPRSQDRSTRHLLGVTPTGTPRGARRRRAPTRLDGNATRRLERRRRRDETADALAALAFLLHAKDLPALLDAIVAGAARHTRAREVELHLHALPATHAVRRVAAPGSGRSSGSAPPQRLVLPLRDGDERLATLRLLAPRSTRLEALHFFLAQAGPVLGHTLRRWQALQEAERYEALLQHLPDWCVLVLSRDGVVRESRGGSTLLSGADHWIGRPLESRPGEPGVLALPRPRVRQILASARRSGRAELEAQVQGRNGATDVHLTLVSLGSEGELLCVLRDLSTMRAMEKALLRRNQELSEAAERLKEVDMLKNEFLSNVSHELRTPLTAIIAYTEALLLTRPEEEKREQFLRVIAEQGQKLQKLIAGLLDIAKLDSLATELKLQLGSLNQVIQAAVVTVRPTADKNRISIHLDLDPELPLVYLDELRSQQIVWNLLTNAIKFSPPEAEVRVRTWSEEGVVWAAITDAGIGIAPEHHGLIFEKFVQLDGSTTRRHGGVGLGLDLVRHLVELHGGQVQVESSLGKGATFSFCIPVEKRRRPRGAQPRSERVGRAS from the coding sequence ATGCCGCGAAGTCAGGACCGCTCCACTCGCCACCTTCTGGGTGTTACGCCCACCGGCACGCCTCGCGGCGCGCGGCGGCGTCGGGCGCCGACGCGCCTGGACGGCAACGCCACGCGGCGCCTGGAGCGCCGGCGCCGACGCGACGAAACGGCGGACGCCCTGGCGGCTCTCGCTTTCCTGCTGCATGCGAAGGACCTCCCGGCGCTGCTCGATGCCATCGTGGCCGGCGCCGCACGCCACACCCGGGCCCGCGAAGTGGAACTGCACCTGCACGCGCTACCGGCGACCCACGCCGTGCGGCGCGTCGCTGCGCCTGGCAGCGGTCGAAGCAGCGGCAGCGCGCCGCCGCAACGCCTGGTCTTGCCGCTGCGCGATGGCGACGAGCGTCTGGCGACGCTGCGCTTGCTGGCGCCGCGCAGCACGCGCTTGGAGGCGCTGCACTTCTTCCTCGCCCAGGCGGGGCCGGTGCTCGGACACACGCTCCGCCGCTGGCAAGCGCTGCAGGAGGCCGAGCGTTATGAAGCGCTCTTGCAGCACTTGCCGGACTGGTGCGTCCTCGTGCTGTCACGGGATGGCGTGGTGCGCGAGAGCCGCGGTGGTAGCACGCTGCTGTCCGGGGCCGACCATTGGATCGGCCGGCCGCTGGAAAGTCGCCCAGGAGAACCGGGCGTTCTGGCGCTGCCTCGCCCCCGAGTGCGCCAGATCCTCGCCAGCGCCCGCCGCTCCGGCCGGGCGGAGCTGGAGGCGCAGGTGCAGGGACGCAACGGCGCCACCGACGTGCACCTCACGCTCGTCTCCCTCGGGAGCGAGGGCGAACTGCTCTGCGTGCTGCGCGACCTGTCGACCATGCGCGCGATGGAAAAGGCGCTGCTGCGCCGCAACCAAGAGCTCTCCGAGGCGGCGGAGCGTTTGAAGGAAGTGGACATGCTCAAGAACGAATTCTTGAGCAACGTCTCCCACGAGTTGCGCACCCCGCTCACCGCCATCATCGCCTACACCGAGGCGTTGCTGCTCACACGGCCCGAAGAGGAGAAGCGCGAGCAGTTCCTGCGCGTCATCGCCGAACAAGGGCAGAAGCTGCAGAAGCTCATCGCCGGTCTCCTGGACATCGCCAAGCTCGACTCCCTGGCCACGGAGCTCAAGCTACAGCTCGGCTCGTTGAATCAGGTGATTCAGGCTGCCGTGGTCACGGTGCGGCCCACAGCCGACAAGAACCGCATCTCCATCCACCTCGATCTCGACCCGGAGCTGCCCCTCGTCTACCTGGATGAACTGCGCTCGCAACAGATCGTCTGGAACCTGCTCACCAACGCGATCAAGTTCTCGCCCCCCGAAGCGGAAGTGCGGGTCCGCACCTGGAGCGAAGAGGGCGTGGTCTGGGCGGCGATCACCGACGCCGGCATCGGCATCGCCCCGGAACACCACGGGCTCATCTTCGAGAAGTTCGTGCAGCTCGACGGCTCGACCACGCGGCGCCATGGGGGCGTCGGCCTGGGCCTCGACCTGGTGCGGCACCTGGTGGAGCTGCACGGCGGTCAGGTGCAGGTGGAGAGCAGCCTCGGGAAGGGCGCCACCTTTTCCTTCTGCATCCCGGTGGAGAAGCGCCGCCGGCCCCGCGGCGCGCAGCCGCGCTCGGAGCGCGTCGGCCGCGCCTCCTGA